A window of Ruminiclostridium herbifermentans genomic DNA:
CAAGTTTTTGCACATAGAACTCTATTTGTGCAGCAGAATAGTCAATGTTTTCTTAGAAAAATAACTTGAAAGTTTAGCAGGTGCTTAAATGCTCCACTCTCGAGTTAAAATCCACATCGTAAAACAGACATTTTATATTATATATAGCTGCGAAGTTTAGATATTAATTATTCAACTTTTGAAGTTAAATAAACCAATTCTTGTTTTCTAAAGCTTTTAGAAAAACTTTTGATAGGATTCCCGCGCCAAAAGGCTTTGTGAATATTGCTTTTTGCAATATTTTTCTGTAAAAAGGCAAAGCTTCACCATTTGGAATAAAATGCTTATTCCAATTCTCTGACTGGTTTAAATCCTATTTAAATTTATCCTGTATGATTAATTTAATATCTTCTTAATCCCATAGTCTAAGATTTAAACCCTATATGACATTCGTCTGCTTGCTTAACGCCGAAACAGTTAAACTAAGCATTAGAAATATTATGCTGGCTGAACCATTGTTATACATAGTTCCACTATTCGTGGTTCTCCCATAAGACTTAGAAATACTTTTACTCTTCCTTTTCTCTTATTCACTGCTTTTATGTAACCCTCTAAACCCATAAGCGGTCCTTCTATAACCTTAATTTTTTCATCCTGAACATACAGCTTTGAGGATCCAATGACTTCATTTTCAGCCATTAATCTGAGTAAAACCCATATTTCGTTTTCATGAATTTCTTGTGGCCCGTTAGTATCCTTGAGAAGCCTGATTACACCTGGAATGTCGCTAATTAAGTTATATGTTCTGTTATTTATTTGACCATTTAGCAGAACATATCCTGGAAAAAGAGGTCTAATCCTCTCTTGCCACTTACCTTCTTTTCTTTCTCTCATTCTTCTCTTTGGTACAAGTGCCTTTAACTCATCATACATTCTAAAGTGAATTCTTTCCTTAACCTTGTCCTCTTCACCCGTGGTAACAAATACTGCATACCATTTTCTTTCATCTTTTGTATCCATTTTTAACCCCAACGGTGGTTAAATTTTTATTTTTATTAAGATTTTGCTTTGTAAAGCCTATTAACCACCTTCTCATCTTTTGTGTAAAAATCATTGTATAAATAGCATTGCGTAATTAACAGTGAAAAACCTCTGCTTTGTAGACGTATACCTCCTCTTTGGCAACATACTCTACCTATGTTTTCAAAAGCACTTACGGTTAGACACTGGAAAATCGCTTGCAATTTGAAATTATACACCGAATCTTTCATTTGTAAATTTAATGCTTTCGCCATTTCCCACACAATAATAAAATTCTTCAACATTTATATTTTTAAAGATATAAAAATTTATTATAAATTCAGTAGTTAGCTGTAACTATTTGATATAAAGAAATTAATAAATTACAAAATTAAAAAACCTTTTAATGGAAATATAAATTAGAGATGCACTTTCAAAATTTAGAACAAGCTCGTAAAAGTGAACTTTTTAAAGACACCAAACATGCATTAATCCTGCCTTTGATTAACTTATGTGATTCAATATCTAATTCAAATACTTAGAAATGTCTATGCAATTTATTTGAATTATAATCCATAATAATTAAATATAAATTCTGTTATTAATTTCACAACCAATTTTTCAAAAAACAAAAAAGAGCAAAAAACAATTAAAATATATTGTCTTTTACTCTTTGAATTATTTACTTCTATTTTCGACAGCACAGCCTTGATGTTCTCCCACATCCAAGAGCTATGTAAAATGGTGACTTTTTAATTTTTTAATACCTCAACTGCTTTTACATAAACAGCATCCTGCGTTTCCTTTAATTTATCCAGCTTTTCATTTAAAAGGTTCTGTGTACAATAGTCCAATACTCCATATCCATAAACCTTATTATCTATTTGGAACTTTGTAATAGCTACAACTGTCTTTTTATCTAGAATATTATCGGGATTATCCACATCATATTTCAAAAGCTTTAAAATGCACTCTGCACTAAATACATCGTTACATTTTGTATTAAGCACGGGCTTAATTGCTACATTAAGGGGCTTTATTTCATTTACCCTAATATTATCTGCACTTATACTGCCTTCCTTAACATAAATATGCGGTTCAATGCCCTTTTGGTCAATACATTCGCCCTTTGGCGTGTAATACATACCCATAGTCATTTTAGCCCAGCCTAGCAGGTCACTATCTAGTGCATATGGAAAAGCAAATGCGTCTACTGTTTTTTCGGCGCTTCCTTTATTTAACCTTTCAAAGGCTTCAGGTGTTAAAATTGGTACAACACTCTGTACTTTAGCCTTTCCATAAGTCTTGTTTCCAAGAATAACTCCTGCATTGGTATCTTTAATTGCTCCTGTCAATATTTCTGAAGCACTTGCAGACTTTTCATTTACTAAAATAGCAAGCTTGTATTTAATAGTTTTCAAATCTGAATAGAATTCCTCATCTTTAAGCTTATCGTCCTTATAATCCAGCTTTGTAATCAAACCTTTTGGTACAAAAAGTTTCCCAACTGCAACGGCCTGATCTAAAAGTCCACCAGGATTATTTCTCAAATCCAACACAACTTTTGTCACTTTTTTACTATCAAAATAACTAAGAGCTTCTTTGATTCCACTATAGGCATTTGCAGAAAACATATCTAGCAAGATATATCCAATATCCCCTCTTATTTCATAACTGACACTTGGAATATCAAGCTTTGCTCTTTTTAGTTCAAATGTAATCTCTCCGCTTACATTCTGTCGCAATATACTAAGCTTTACTTTTGTATCAACTTCACCTGTAATTCTAGCAACAACATCATCAAGCTTTGATTTAACTACAGATATTCCATCTACCTTAGCTATTTTATCTCCATTTAGAATTCCAGCTTTCTGTGCTGGAGATTTTTCAATTACATTGATAACGGTCACATAATCGCCAATTTGTTCGACGGATATTCCCACGCCATGAACTTCACCGCCAAGAGAATTCATAAACTCATCAAATTCCCTCTGACTATAAAAGATTGAATAATTATCTAAAGTGTCAAAAATCTCCTCGACAGTTGGTTTATTTAAATCCTCATCAGTTATGCTACCACTATATTTCTGCTTTATCAGTTTCCTGACACTTTCTAAATAATCATCGTTATATCTCGTTTCTTGTTTCTGAGGCAGTATTTCAACAGCAAATGCAGCAGAACTAACCACTGTAAAGGCCATTGCTATAGACAGCGCTAATGCTGTAATTTTTTTTAAGTTTATCATAATATTTGTCCATAAACCTTTTATATATTAACAATATACAAGAAATAGAATGGACAGTCACCTCCCCATATTCTATTAAAGCAAATAACTAGAAACTAAATGGGGCTGTGTCGGCTACAATACTTGCTCTTTGCCTTCAAGCCCCAATAATTTTATATAATTTAATAGCTCAATATCTTGTCCATATATTCACTTCTAATGTCATTGTTCATATACTCTATATATGCCTTCATCATTTCCGCAGCTTTTGCCTTTGTTACCTTAGACTTTGGATAAATATAACCCTTGGAGTCCTCTTCAATCAAACCTAGTCTCTCTGCAACATACATTGAGGGTCTAGCAAATGATGAAATACTGTCATTATCAGTAAAGCTTGTTACTGGTGCAGGATTTGGAGCTAGGCCATTTAGCCCCAACGAATTTATCATCATTGTAACCGCTTCTTGCATAGTTATTAAATCGCTAGGTCTAAATTGGCTTTTTCCATTACCATAAACTATTCCTCTTTCTGCAGCTTCATTTATAGCCTGGAAAAAAGTATGGTTTGTGGATACATCTGTAAATAAGGATTTAACTTCTACATTCTTTTTATTTGTTGTTGTTTTCTTTTTAGTAACAAATACTGGGTCAACAGGAACTTCCTTTGCAACATTTATAAAAGCATCTATAAACTCAGCTCTGCTCATGTATTCCTGTGGATCAAAGCTTGCTGCTTCATTCTCCTTAAATGCCTCTAATCCAAACATAAGAGAAATACTTTCTTCTGAAGGATGTCCGCTTATTTGTTTTAAGTTTGGAGAAATTAAGCTTATTTGTGTTGGAAAACTCTCAAGCTTTAAGCTGTTTGTATAAGTGTTAACCTTAGTAGTAGGAACCTTATTTTTATCAAGTTCACTTAATTTTGCAGTATATTTCAAAATATTCTCATTTTTTTGTGTTTGTATATAACCACCCTCAACACTTGTTTGTTCAGCAATACTTTCATCATACTTCAGTTCTTTTTTGGTTGTAGTGGATATATCTATGCTTACCTTGCCAATACTTCCAACTGTCTTTCCCGGCTTACGATAGGAAATAGTCTGTTCTAGTTTTTGCGCCTCAGCTGAGCTCCAGTATTCGTCATAGCCAGAATAATTTCCAGATGTCTCTACAACAACAGTATCTGTACTTCTTGCATTTCCAATATGATATGTTTTCTTGCTTCTCAGTGTGCCATTATAATAATTGACTGCAGGCTTCATATCAATAAGATTGGATTTAGACAGCACATAGTCATTTGTACCTGATATTATGTATCTATCACCGCCTAAAGTCACTGTTTCTGTGGCTTTGGACAATG
This region includes:
- a CDS encoding S41 family peptidase, whose translation is MINLKKITALALSIAMAFTVVSSAAFAVEILPQKQETRYNDDYLESVRKLIKQKYSGSITDEDLNKPTVEEIFDTLDNYSIFYSQREFDEFMNSLGGEVHGVGISVEQIGDYVTVINVIEKSPAQKAGILNGDKIAKVDGISVVKSKLDDVVARITGEVDTKVKLSILRQNVSGEITFELKRAKLDIPSVSYEIRGDIGYILLDMFSANAYSGIKEALSYFDSKKVTKVVLDLRNNPGGLLDQAVAVGKLFVPKGLITKLDYKDDKLKDEEFYSDLKTIKYKLAILVNEKSASASEILTGAIKDTNAGVILGNKTYGKAKVQSVVPILTPEAFERLNKGSAEKTVDAFAFPYALDSDLLGWAKMTMGMYYTPKGECIDQKGIEPHIYVKEGSISADNIRVNEIKPLNVAIKPVLNTKCNDVFSAECILKLLKYDVDNPDNILDKKTVVAITKFQIDNKVYGYGVLDYCTQNLLNEKLDKLKETQDAVYVKAVEVLKN
- a CDS encoding S-layer homology domain-containing protein yields the protein MQNLLKRIKVKKYICLGLAVTMLLSLTAPDMTFAKQGDSGYDGGISSGEVPTATTSTTTSSKVEYDYQEPCFLSGVPIILSGTVTISKKLKDDTKTNTQTLTSTYTYSLANGDNKLTRTLVYVTTITPKSNGQKTESTTLSKATETVTLGGDRYIISGTNDYVLSKSNLIDMKPAVNYYNGTLRSKKTYHIGNARSTDTVVVETSGNYSGYDEYWSSAEAQKLEQTISYRKPGKTVGSIGKVSIDISTTTKKELKYDESIAEQTSVEGGYIQTQKNENILKYTAKLSELDKNKVPTTKVNTYTNSLKLESFPTQISLISPNLKQISGHPSEESISLMFGLEAFKENEAASFDPQEYMSRAEFIDAFINVAKEVPVDPVFVTKKKTTTNKKNVEVKSLFTDVSTNHTFFQAINEAAERGIVYGNGKSQFRPSDLITMQEAVTMMINSLGLNGLAPNPAPVTSFTDNDSISSFARPSMYVAERLGLIEEDSKGYIYPKSKVTKAKAAEMMKAYIEYMNNDIRSEYMDKILSY
- the loaP gene encoding antiterminator LoaP; this encodes MDTKDERKWYAVFVTTGEEDKVKERIHFRMYDELKALVPKRRMRERKEGKWQERIRPLFPGYVLLNGQINNRTYNLISDIPGVIRLLKDTNGPQEIHENEIWVLLRLMAENEVIGSSKLYVQDEKIKVIEGPLMGLEGYIKAVNKRKGRVKVFLSLMGEPRIVELCITMVQPA